In Cedecea neteri, a single genomic region encodes these proteins:
- a CDS encoding bifunctional 2',3'-cyclic-nucleotide 2'-phosphodiesterase/3'-nucleotidase, whose amino-acid sequence MIKFSATLLATLIAASVNAATVDLRIMETTDLHSNMMDFDYYKDTPTEKFGLVRTASLINAARGEVTNSVLVDNGDIIQGSPLGDYAAAKGLKAGEIHPVYKALNTLDYTVGNLGNHEFNYGLDFLHKALAGAKFPYVNANIIDVKTQKPMFTPYLIKETEVKDKDGKTQTLRIGYIGFVPPQIMTWDKANLSGKVTVNDITETAKKYVPEMRQQGADVVVVIAHSGLSSEPYQAMAENSVYYLSQVPGVDAIMFGHAHAVFPGKDFANIKGVDIEKGTLNGVPAVMPGMWGDHLGVVDLVLNNDSGSWKVTSSKAEARPIYDSVAKKSLAAEDQNLKKVLEHDHTATREFVSKPVGKSADNMYSYLALVQDDPTVQVVNNAQKAYVEKYIQGDPDLANLPVLSAAAPFKVGGRKNDPASFVEVEKGQLTFRNAADLYLYPNTLVVVKATGKEVKEWLECSAGQFNQIDVNSTKSQELINWDGFRTYNFDVIDGVNYQIDVSQPARYDGECQMVNPNAERIKDLTFKGKPIDPNAVFLVATNNYRAYGGKFAGTGDSHIAFASPDENRSVLANWIGAQGEIHPAADNNWRLAPIASKQPLDIRFETSPTDKAAAFIKEKGQYPMKKVANDDIGFAVYQLDLRK is encoded by the coding sequence ATGATTAAGTTTAGCGCAACGCTTCTGGCGACGCTGATAGCCGCCAGCGTCAATGCGGCCACCGTTGACCTGCGGATCATGGAAACGACCGATCTGCACAGCAACATGATGGACTTCGATTACTACAAAGATACGCCGACAGAGAAGTTCGGTCTGGTACGCACCGCAAGTTTGATCAATGCCGCGCGCGGTGAAGTCACCAACAGCGTGCTGGTGGATAACGGCGACATTATTCAAGGCAGCCCGCTGGGCGATTACGCCGCCGCCAAAGGGCTAAAAGCCGGGGAAATTCATCCGGTTTATAAAGCGCTGAATACGCTCGACTATACGGTCGGCAACCTGGGCAACCACGAATTCAACTACGGCCTCGACTTCCTGCACAAAGCCCTCGCTGGCGCGAAATTCCCGTATGTGAACGCCAACATCATCGACGTGAAAACCCAGAAGCCGATGTTCACGCCGTACCTGATTAAAGAAACCGAAGTCAAAGACAAAGACGGCAAAACCCAGACGCTGCGCATCGGCTACATCGGCTTCGTGCCGCCGCAAATCATGACCTGGGACAAAGCCAACCTGAGCGGCAAAGTGACGGTGAACGACATCACTGAAACGGCGAAGAAATACGTGCCGGAAATGCGCCAACAGGGCGCTGATGTAGTCGTCGTGATAGCCCACTCGGGGCTGTCCAGCGAGCCTTATCAGGCGATGGCCGAAAACTCCGTTTATTACCTCAGCCAGGTGCCAGGCGTGGACGCCATTATGTTCGGCCATGCCCATGCCGTATTCCCAGGGAAAGACTTTGCCAATATTAAAGGGGTCGATATCGAAAAAGGCACCCTGAACGGCGTACCTGCCGTGATGCCGGGCATGTGGGGCGACCACCTCGGCGTGGTGGATCTGGTGCTGAACAACGATTCTGGCAGCTGGAAAGTCACCAGCAGCAAGGCGGAAGCGCGGCCAATTTATGACAGCGTAGCCAAAAAATCACTGGCGGCAGAAGATCAGAACCTGAAGAAAGTGCTGGAGCACGATCACACCGCAACCCGTGAGTTTGTCAGCAAACCGGTGGGTAAATCGGCGGACAACATGTACAGCTACCTGGCACTGGTGCAGGACGATCCCACCGTTCAGGTGGTGAATAACGCGCAGAAGGCCTACGTCGAGAAATACATTCAGGGCGACCCGGATCTTGCGAATCTGCCGGTGCTTTCCGCCGCCGCACCGTTCAAAGTGGGCGGACGTAAAAACGATCCGGCCAGCTTTGTTGAGGTCGAAAAAGGCCAGTTGACCTTCCGTAATGCCGCCGATCTCTACCTTTATCCGAACACGCTGGTGGTGGTGAAAGCGACCGGGAAAGAAGTTAAAGAGTGGCTGGAATGTTCCGCCGGGCAGTTCAATCAGATCGACGTGAACAGCACTAAGTCTCAGGAACTGATCAACTGGGACGGCTTCCGTACCTACAACTTCGACGTCATCGACGGCGTGAACTACCAGATCGACGTCAGCCAGCCGGCTCGCTACGACGGTGAATGCCAGATGGTGAACCCAAATGCCGAGCGCATCAAAGACCTCACCTTCAAGGGCAAACCTATCGATCCGAATGCCGTCTTCCTGGTGGCGACCAATAACTACCGCGCTTACGGCGGCAAGTTTGCCGGCACCGGCGACAGCCACATCGCGTTTGCTTCCCCGGATGAGAACCGCTCGGTGCTGGCTAACTGGATCGGCGCCCAGGGCGAAATTCACCCTGCGGCGGACAACAACTGGCGTCTGGCGCCTATAGCCAGCAAGCAGCCGCTGGACATCCGCTTTGAAACCTCGCCAACCGACAAAGCCGCCGCTTTTATCAAAGAAAAAGGCCAGTACCCAATGAAAAAAGTCGCTAACGACGACATTGGTTTTGCTGTCTATCAGCTTGATTTAAGGAAGTAA
- the cysQ gene encoding 3'(2'),5'-bisphosphate nucleotidase CysQ: MLEQICQLAREAGVAIMQVYDGVKPLEATHKLDDSPVTAADLAAHDIILKGLKALTPEIPVLSEEDPQSWDTRQSWQRYWLVDPLDGTKEFLKRNGEFTVNIALIEGGKAVMGVVYAPVLKIMYSAAEGKAWKEECGVRNQIHVRDARPPRVVVSRSHAANDSELKEYLQQMGEHQTTAIGSSLKFCLVADGQAQLYPRFGPTNIWDTAAGHAVAVAAGAHVHDWQGKPLDYTPRESFLNPGFRVSIY, translated from the coding sequence ATGTTAGAACAAATTTGCCAGCTGGCCCGCGAGGCCGGGGTCGCTATCATGCAGGTTTATGACGGGGTAAAGCCGCTTGAGGCAACCCATAAGCTTGATGACTCCCCGGTGACGGCGGCAGATCTGGCTGCGCACGATATTATTCTGAAGGGGCTGAAAGCGTTGACGCCGGAGATTCCCGTGCTGTCAGAAGAAGATCCCCAGTCGTGGGATACCCGCCAAAGCTGGCAGCGCTACTGGCTGGTCGATCCGCTGGATGGTACAAAAGAGTTTCTGAAGCGTAACGGCGAGTTCACCGTGAATATCGCGCTTATTGAAGGCGGGAAAGCGGTGATGGGCGTTGTCTATGCGCCCGTGCTGAAGATTATGTACAGCGCCGCAGAAGGGAAGGCCTGGAAAGAAGAGTGTGGCGTACGCAATCAGATTCATGTGCGGGATGCCCGTCCACCGCGCGTGGTGGTCAGCCGGTCTCATGCCGCCAACGATAGCGAGCTGAAAGAGTATCTCCAGCAGATGGGCGAGCACCAGACCACGGCCATTGGCTCATCGCTGAAGTTCTGCCTGGTGGCCGACGGCCAGGCTCAGCTCTATCCTCGCTTTGGGCCAACCAATATCTGGGACACCGCAGCAGGGCATGCGGTGGCGGTCGCTGCCGGGGCGCACGTTCATGACTGGCAGGGCAAGCCGCTGGACTATACCCCGCGTGAGTCGTTCCTGAACCCCGGCTTCCGCGTTTCTATTTACTGA
- a CDS encoding YtfJ family protein: protein MTLRKTLALSLLLLPLMASAHNFENNQRVSPIGITDKGELVLDNSKFSYKNWNSAQLPGKVRVLQHIAGRSSAKEENAAMVEAIKAAKFPHDKYQTTTIVNTDDAIVGTGMFVRSSIESNKKEFPWSQFIVDSNGVAAKAWQLQQGGSAIVVLDKEGRIQFAKDGPLTQQEVQQVISLLQGLLSK, encoded by the coding sequence ATGACCCTGCGCAAAACGCTGGCGCTGTCTCTTCTGCTGCTGCCGCTTATGGCCTCAGCCCATAACTTTGAAAATAACCAGCGCGTTTCCCCTATTGGTATTACCGACAAGGGCGAGCTGGTGCTGGATAACAGTAAGTTTAGTTATAAAAACTGGAATAGCGCGCAGCTGCCTGGGAAAGTGAGAGTCCTGCAGCATATTGCCGGCCGTTCGAGCGCCAAAGAAGAAAATGCGGCCATGGTCGAAGCCATCAAAGCGGCAAAATTCCCGCATGATAAGTACCAGACCACCACCATTGTGAATACCGACGACGCAATTGTTGGCACCGGCATGTTTGTGCGCAGCAGCATCGAAAGTAATAAGAAAGAGTTTCCGTGGTCGCAGTTTATCGTCGACAGCAACGGCGTAGCGGCGAAGGCGTGGCAGCTGCAACAGGGTGGCTCAGCTATCGTGGTGCTGGATAAAGAAGGCAGGATCCAGTTCGCCAAAGATGGTCCGTTAACCCAGCAGGAAGTGCAGCAGGTGATTAGCCTGCTGCAAGGGTTACTCAGTAAATAG
- a CDS encoding DUF1107 domain-containing protein, producing the protein MKIFQRYNPLQVAKYVKILFRGRLYIKDVGAFEFDKGKILVPKVKDKQHYSVMSEVNRQVMRLQADMG; encoded by the coding sequence ATGAAAATTTTCCAACGTTACAACCCCCTTCAGGTGGCGAAGTACGTGAAGATCCTGTTCCGTGGACGGTTGTATATCAAGGACGTTGGCGCTTTCGAATTTGATAAGGGCAAAATCCTTGTCCCGAAGGTTAAGGATAAGCAGCACTACTCGGTCATGTCCGAGGTCAACCGCCAGGTGATGCGCTTACAGGCGGATATGGGCTAG
- a CDS encoding hemolysin family protein: protein MLNSILIILILIAISAFFSISEISLAASRKIKLKLLADEGNVNAQRVLKMQETPGMFFTVVQIGLNAVAILGGIVGDAAFSPAFKILLERFLAPELADQLSFIISFTLVTSLFILFADLTPKRIGMISPETVALRIINPMRFCLFVFRPLVWFFNGLANVIFRIFKLPMVRKDDITSDDVYAVFEAGALAGVLRKQEHELIENVFELESRTVPSSMTSRENVIWFDLHADEQSLKSTIAEHPHSKFLVCNGDIDHVVGYVDSKELLNRVLGNQSMALNSGVHLRNALIVPDTLTLSEALESFKTAGEDFAVIMNEYALVVGIITLNDVMTTLMGDLVGQGMEEQIVARDENSWLVEGGTPIDDVMRVLDIDEFPQSGNYETIGGFMMFMLRKIPKRTDSVKFSGYKFEVVDIDNYRIDQLLVTRIDNKPVALSPKLPDGEAPQEQ from the coding sequence ATGTTAAACAGTATTTTGATAATACTTATCCTTATTGCTATTAGTGCCTTTTTCTCAATCTCTGAGATCTCGCTTGCCGCCTCTCGTAAAATCAAACTTAAGCTGCTGGCCGATGAAGGCAACGTCAATGCCCAGCGCGTGCTAAAGATGCAAGAAACGCCGGGCATGTTCTTTACCGTCGTACAAATTGGCCTTAACGCCGTGGCCATTCTCGGCGGTATCGTCGGCGATGCGGCTTTCTCACCGGCGTTTAAAATTCTGTTGGAGCGTTTTCTGGCTCCGGAACTCGCCGACCAGCTCAGCTTTATTATCTCATTCACCCTTGTCACCAGCCTGTTCATTCTGTTCGCAGACCTCACCCCGAAACGCATCGGTATGATTTCTCCCGAAACGGTTGCTTTACGTATTATCAACCCGATGCGCTTCTGTCTGTTTGTTTTCAGACCTCTGGTGTGGTTCTTCAACGGCCTGGCCAACGTCATTTTCCGTATCTTCAAGCTGCCGATGGTGCGTAAAGACGACATTACTTCTGACGACGTTTATGCGGTGTTTGAAGCCGGCGCGCTGGCGGGCGTACTGCGTAAGCAGGAACACGAACTGATTGAAAACGTCTTTGAGCTGGAATCACGTACCGTGCCGTCCTCCATGACCTCGCGCGAAAACGTGATTTGGTTCGATCTGCACGCCGACGAGCAAAGCCTGAAGTCCACCATCGCTGAACATCCGCATTCCAAGTTCCTGGTGTGTAACGGCGATATCGATCACGTCGTTGGCTATGTTGATTCCAAAGAGCTGCTGAACCGCGTACTGGGCAACCAAAGCATGGCGCTGAACAGCGGTGTGCATCTGCGTAACGCCCTGATTGTGCCGGATACCCTGACGCTCTCCGAAGCGCTGGAAAGCTTTAAAACCGCCGGGGAAGACTTCGCGGTTATCATGAACGAATACGCGCTGGTGGTGGGCATCATTACCCTGAACGACGTGATGACCACTCTGATGGGCGACCTGGTCGGCCAGGGGATGGAAGAGCAAATCGTTGCCCGTGATGAAAACTCATGGCTGGTGGAAGGCGGCACGCCGATTGACGACGTGATGCGCGTGCTGGATATCGACGAGTTCCCGCAGTCCGGTAACTACGAAACCATCGGCGGGTTCATGATGTTTATGCTGCGTAAGATCCCGAAACGCACCGACTCGGTGAAGTTCTCCGGCTACAAGTTCGAGGTGGTGGATATTGATAACTACCGCATCGACCAGCTGCTGGTGACGCGTATCGACAATAAGCCTGTCGCGCTATCGCCAAAGCTGCCTGATGGTGAAGCGCCTCAGGAACAGTAG
- a CDS encoding leucine-rich repeat domain-containing protein, whose amino-acid sequence MHINSTTARPSGLPPFSTTSSTAAVKTASSGLHASDLHGDLKNWTAAAPTAEEGKARAAACSEIMNNFQCRGETLDLSERGLTALPDSLGALTHLKHLNLSGNPLQTFPAKALLQLGSLQTLQLAMNQHNQGVPFRRSHERFADEGYKLQFFAQGNNRAQVIHQPPRQKTALFTTDLAPCLAAMIVQDGKSLALHMDNPQRSGSGGIPLEDMLSRHLYPSAHKTEVFLVGANDQGSAGNVRAMLAALNKHGVANNISMASLGNGHTSATLDVNNQKAWVGFG is encoded by the coding sequence ATGCATATTAACTCTACGACGGCGCGACCTTCAGGTCTGCCACCATTCTCCACCACATCCTCAACGGCAGCGGTGAAAACCGCTTCCTCTGGCCTGCACGCTAGTGATTTACACGGCGATCTTAAGAATTGGACCGCTGCGGCTCCTACAGCGGAAGAAGGCAAAGCCAGAGCGGCGGCCTGCAGCGAAATCATGAATAACTTTCAGTGCCGTGGGGAAACATTAGATCTGAGCGAGCGAGGTCTGACGGCACTACCTGACTCCCTGGGCGCACTGACGCACCTTAAACATTTGAATCTGTCCGGCAACCCGCTGCAGACTTTTCCGGCCAAAGCGCTTTTACAGTTGGGGTCCCTGCAAACGCTGCAGCTGGCGATGAATCAGCACAACCAGGGCGTGCCTTTTCGTCGTTCACATGAACGTTTTGCGGATGAAGGGTACAAACTGCAGTTTTTTGCCCAGGGCAATAACCGTGCGCAGGTCATTCATCAGCCGCCCCGGCAGAAAACTGCCTTGTTCACCACCGACCTGGCGCCTTGCCTGGCGGCGATGATTGTTCAGGATGGGAAAAGCCTGGCGCTGCATATGGATAACCCGCAGCGCAGTGGTTCAGGGGGAATTCCTCTGGAAGATATGCTGTCCCGGCATTTGTATCCTTCGGCGCACAAAACCGAGGTGTTTCTGGTCGGAGCTAACGATCAGGGCTCGGCGGGTAACGTGCGGGCGATGCTGGCGGCGCTGAATAAGCATGGTGTGGCAAATAACATCAGCATGGCCAGCCTCGGGAATGGGCATACTTCCGCGACGCTGGATGTGAATAATCAAAAGGCGTGGGTTGGCTTTGGTTAA
- the msrA gene encoding peptide-methionine (S)-S-oxide reductase MsrA: protein MSFFDKTHTVTQADALPGRNTPMPVATLHVVNEHSMTNVPDGMEIALFAMGCFWGVERLYWEIPGVYSTAAGYSGGYTPNPTYREVCSGQTGHAEAVRVVYDPKVVSYEQLLQVFWENHDPAQGMRQGGDVGTQYRSAIYPLTPEQDKAAHASLERFQAAMNDAGDKRQVTTEIANAGPFYYAEDDHQQYLYKNPHGYCGIGGIGVCLPPQ from the coding sequence ATGTCATTCTTCGACAAAACGCACACTGTGACGCAGGCCGATGCCCTGCCTGGCCGCAACACACCGATGCCGGTGGCCACGCTTCATGTGGTTAACGAACACTCAATGACCAATGTACCAGATGGGATGGAAATCGCGCTGTTTGCGATGGGGTGTTTCTGGGGCGTAGAACGTCTGTACTGGGAAATTCCAGGCGTTTACAGCACCGCGGCAGGCTACAGCGGCGGCTACACGCCCAACCCAACCTATCGAGAAGTGTGCAGCGGCCAGACCGGCCATGCTGAAGCAGTGCGCGTGGTTTATGATCCGAAAGTCGTTAGCTACGAGCAGCTTTTGCAGGTGTTTTGGGAAAACCACGACCCGGCTCAGGGGATGCGCCAGGGCGGCGACGTCGGCACCCAGTACCGCTCGGCCATATACCCGCTCACGCCGGAACAGGACAAAGCCGCCCACGCCAGCCTTGAACGTTTCCAGGCCGCGATGAATGACGCCGGTGATAAACGCCAGGTCACTACTGAAATCGCCAACGCCGGCCCGTTCTACTATGCGGAAGACGACCACCAGCAATATCTGTATAAGAATCCGCACGGCTACTGCGGCATTGGCGGCATCGGCGTTTGCCTGCCGCCTCAGTAA
- the tamA gene encoding autotransporter assembly complex protein TamA, with protein MPGIRTLCITGLCVASTWANAASVRLQVEGLSGELQKNVRAQLSTIESDEVTPDRRFQARVDDAIRAGLKALGYYEPTINFTLKPPPQNGGRQVLLAKVDAGQPVLIGGTDVILRGGARTDKDYLALLPKRPKIGTVLDHADYDNFKKSLSSIALRKGYFDSDFRKSQLGVSLERHQAFWDIDYDSGERYRFGAVTFQGSQIREEYLQNLVPFKQGDYYQSSDLAELNRRLSATGWFNSVVVAPEFDKSRQTKVLPLQGVVTPRTENTIETGVGYSTDVGPRVKASWKKPWMNSYGHSLTTSTSLSGPEQTLDFSYKVPLLKSPLEQYYLVQGGFKRTDLNDTQSDSTTVALSRYWDMSSGWQRAVNLRWSLDHFTQADVTNTTMLLYPGVSLNRTRSRGGLMPTWGDSQRYSIDVSNTAWGSGVDFGVFQAQNVWIRSLYEKHRFVVRGNVGWIETNDFKKVPPDLRFFAGGDRSIRGYKYKSISPEDSNGKLTGASKLATGSLEYQYNVTGKWWGAAFVDSGEAVNDIKRSNFKTGAGVGVRWQSPVGPIKLDFAVPVGDKEEHGLQFYIGLGPEL; from the coding sequence GTGCCAGGAATCCGTACTTTATGTATTACAGGCCTGTGTGTGGCGAGTACATGGGCAAACGCCGCGAGCGTGCGCCTGCAGGTTGAAGGACTCAGCGGCGAACTGCAAAAAAACGTCCGTGCTCAGCTTTCCACCATCGAAAGCGATGAAGTGACGCCGGATCGTCGCTTCCAGGCGCGCGTCGATGATGCCATTCGCGCTGGTTTAAAGGCGCTGGGCTACTACGAGCCAACCATTAATTTTACGCTCAAACCACCGCCGCAGAACGGGGGGCGCCAGGTTCTGCTGGCAAAAGTTGATGCCGGCCAACCTGTGTTAATTGGCGGTACCGACGTGATTTTGCGTGGCGGGGCGCGAACCGATAAAGACTATCTGGCGCTGCTGCCCAAGCGGCCTAAAATCGGCACCGTGCTCGATCACGCTGACTACGATAACTTCAAAAAAAGCCTCTCCAGCATTGCGCTGCGTAAGGGCTACTTCGACAGCGATTTCCGTAAGAGCCAGTTAGGCGTATCTCTCGAAAGGCATCAGGCATTCTGGGATATCGATTACGACAGCGGCGAGCGCTATCGCTTTGGGGCGGTGACCTTTCAGGGCTCCCAGATTCGCGAAGAGTATTTGCAAAACCTTGTGCCTTTCAAGCAGGGGGACTATTACCAGTCGAGCGACCTGGCCGAACTGAACCGCCGTCTGTCCGCCACCGGCTGGTTTAACTCCGTGGTAGTGGCGCCCGAATTTGACAAATCACGCCAGACTAAAGTGCTGCCATTGCAGGGCGTCGTGACGCCCCGTACTGAAAACACCATTGAAACCGGGGTGGGTTACTCCACGGACGTGGGGCCGCGCGTGAAGGCCAGCTGGAAAAAACCGTGGATGAACTCCTACGGCCACAGCCTGACAACCAGCACCAGCCTTTCCGGCCCTGAGCAAACGCTCGACTTCAGCTACAAAGTTCCGCTGTTAAAAAGCCCTCTGGAGCAGTATTACCTGGTCCAGGGCGGTTTTAAACGAACCGATCTCAACGATACCCAATCGGACTCCACCACCGTGGCGCTGTCCCGTTATTGGGATATGTCCAGTGGCTGGCAGCGCGCCGTTAACCTGCGCTGGAGCCTCGACCACTTTACCCAGGCCGACGTCACCAACACGACGATGCTGCTTTATCCTGGCGTTAGCCTGAATCGTACCCGCTCGCGGGGGGGCCTGATGCCCACGTGGGGTGACTCACAGCGTTACTCGATCGATGTCTCTAATACGGCCTGGGGTTCCGGCGTCGATTTCGGCGTGTTCCAGGCGCAAAACGTTTGGATCCGTTCGCTGTATGAAAAACACCGTTTTGTCGTGCGCGGCAATGTGGGGTGGATCGAAACCAACGACTTCAAAAAAGTGCCGCCGGATCTGCGTTTCTTCGCCGGCGGCGACCGCAGTATTCGTGGCTATAAATACAAATCGATATCGCCAGAAGATAGCAACGGCAAGTTAACGGGGGCCTCCAAACTGGCCACCGGCTCGCTGGAGTACCAGTACAACGTGACCGGCAAATGGTGGGGCGCGGCGTTTGTTGACTCCGGTGAAGCGGTGAATGACATCAAACGCAGCAACTTCAAAACCGGCGCGGGTGTTGGCGTGCGCTGGCAATCCCCGGTTGGGCCTATCAAGCTCGACTTCGCCGTACCGGTGGGTGACAAGGAAGAGCACGGTTTACAGTTTTACATCGGTTTGGGGCCTGAACTATGA